From the genome of Verrucomicrobiales bacterium:
CCCACGACGCCCTCCGCAGGCCGAGTCCAGTAAACCGAGCCCCCCACTCCCAAGACCAAACCACGAACGGCCAGGGACAGGCCTCACTTAGTGGTCCTCTGAACACAGTGCCTATGTGTGCCCCTTTTGGACATCAGCCCTGTGTTGTTGATTGCCTGCGGTTATTCGAGCCCAGCCAACGGGCTGGATGCCGTTGCGTTCGAATCGCTTGAAGTCTCCTAGCGGCCAAACCTGGCGGTTTGCCCAGCTCATCCTTTACCTTCTCCCCTTGCTCGTTCCCTGGTTCCTCGCCCCGATCCACCTCTCACCCAAAGATCTCACGCCCTAGTTTTCTCAGTGAATACAACTCCTGTCTCAACCCCGCCACCCTGGGAGGCTCCCTATCGCTCACCCTCACACCTATCCGTCCTTGGTTTCCCTCGATCAACTCCTTCATGAACCGTCGACCTCCTAACACCGCCCCATCGCTCAAATACCGGATCCGGCAGGTCACATAGTCCACCATGTCCAGTCTTCCCTCATTTCTCAACACCTCCAGCACCGCTCCGTGATCGATTACTCCCCTGACTGCTTTACCCGCCTGGTCCAACGACTCCCGCTGTTCATCCCCCGTCCGGTAAAGCGCCATCCGATACTCCCTCAAGGCCTCCTCCTCACTTATTCCTGGCCGTCTACCCGCTGACTCCACCAGCCTTCGAATCCCCTCCCGAGCTCGACCATCACCCCCTACCGCCCGGCCATACCCGCTCCACCGGTAATCCTTAGGATCTTTTACCTTCCCAGCTCTCACCGAATTCAAATCCACGTAAAGTCCGGCCATCAGTAGCGCCAGTTCGTCCCCCTCCACCACAACGCTTTTGAACCGTTCCTCCCATAGAGTCCCCTTGCGCTC
Proteins encoded in this window:
- a CDS encoding transposase; the encoded protein is MRQGRLKVPLSHAVGYYHCMSRVVDRQFIFTEDEKERLHTIMRDAEIFCGVKVLTFGFMDNHFHLVVEVPRRPQLLPSAEELIGKLKQLKHPPDIQRIERRIANYRQRQDEEGEKRFLGKYWARMWDISQFMKEVKQRYSQSYNRRHERKGTLWEERFKSVVVEGDELALLMAGLYVDLNSVRAGKVKDPKDYRWSGYGRAVGGDGRAREGIRRLVESAGRRPGISEEEALREYRMALYRTGDEQRESLDQAGKAVRGVIDHGAVLEVLRNEGRLDMVDYVTCRIRYLSDGAVLGGRRFMKELIEGNQGRIGVRVSDREPPRVAGLRQELYSLRKLGREIFG